The genome window AAGTATAATTCTTAAAAGAGTGAAAAAATGAATATATTCTATAAAGATGGTGAAATAGCTACTAAGAATTTAACTCCAGGTATTAGGGTTTATGATGAAAAACTTATTAAAGAGAGAGAATCAACAGAAAAGAATTTAGAAAGTGTAAATGAGTATCGTATTTGGAACCCTAGAAGATCTAAATTAGCTGCTGCATTATTAAATGGATTAAAAGATTTTAATTTAAATAATGATTCTAAAGTTCTATACTTAGGTGCATCTACAGGAACAACAGTTTCTCACATTTCAGACCTATGCGATGATGGTTTAATCTATGCTGTAGAATTCTCACCAGTTAGTGCAAAAAAACTAGTTAGATTATCCCAAAGGCGAAATAATATTGCACCAATACTTGCTGATGCTACTAAACCAAAATATTACTTAAATAAAGTTGAAAAGGTAGACTTAGTTTATTGTGATGTGGCACAAGAGAAGCAAAGTGAGCTCTTTATGAACAATATGAACCTATTCCTAAAGGAAGATGGGCAAGGCCTTATTACAATAAAGGCAAGAAGTATTGATGTCATTCAAAAACCTAAAAAAATATTCAAAGATGAAGCAAAAAAAATAAAAGAAAATGGTTATTCTATTTTGGAAAAGATTAAATTAGAACCTTATGAAAAAGACCATATAGCTTTTCTTGTTGAAAAATCTTTCTAAAAGAATATATGTTCATTTTTAAATAAAAAATATTTTCAAAAACCATAAACAACTGCTATTTTAATCTAAAAGCTCCTTAACCGTAGCAAAACTATAAAATATAAACTAA of Methanobrevibacter olleyae contains these proteins:
- a CDS encoding fibrillarin-like rRNA/tRNA 2'-O-methyltransferase, whose amino-acid sequence is MNIFYKDGEIATKNLTPGIRVYDEKLIKERESTEKNLESVNEYRIWNPRRSKLAAALLNGLKDFNLNNDSKVLYLGASTGTTVSHISDLCDDGLIYAVEFSPVSAKKLVRLSQRRNNIAPILADATKPKYYLNKVEKVDLVYCDVAQEKQSELFMNNMNLFLKEDGQGLITIKARSIDVIQKPKKIFKDEAKKIKENGYSILEKIKLEPYEKDHIAFLVEKSF